A section of the Oncorhynchus tshawytscha isolate Ot180627B linkage group LG09, Otsh_v2.0, whole genome shotgun sequence genome encodes:
- the LOC112257509 gene encoding rod cGMP-specific 3',5'-cyclic phosphodiesterase subunit beta-like isoform X3 → MSATKEDVEKFLDGNPAFAQGYFNKKLTPGALSVMAGIPESKVDFGMLQELSQIEEGQILFDLIKEMQENVNMEKVVFKILKRIVALIQADRCSLFMYRERNGIAELATRLFNITTESELDDCVVHPDHEIVFPLDLGVVGNVAQTKKHINLKDANESSHFSSFVDDLTEYKTRNILASPIMNGEDVVAVIMALNKTTGPHFTTEDEDLFLKYLRIASLNLKIYQLNYLYNCETRKGQVLLWSANKVFEELTDIERQFHKALYTVRAYLNCDRYSVGLLDMTKEKEFFDIWPVLMGDQPPYAGPVTPDGREVIFYKVIDYILHGKEDIKVIATPTLEHWVLCTGLPTYVAETGLICNIMNPTTEEMFKFQSEPLDDSGWTIKNVLSMPIVNMMEEIVGVATFYNRKDGKPFDQQDEELMEAMTNFLGWSHLNTDTNDRMKMMENRKDIAQDMVLYHVKCRDDEIQTILKTRQYFNREPCDCEEDEFLQILKKELPGPKKFEIYEFGFSDFDCTELELVMCGIQMYYEVGVVKKFQVPQEVLVRFLFSISKGYRKITYHNWRHGFNVGQTMFTLLTTGNLKRYYTDLEVMAMITSAFLHDIDHRGTNNLYQVKSGNPLAKLHGSSVLERHHLEFSKFLLADESLNIYQNLNRRQNEHAIHLLDIAIIATDLQLYFKKRTMFQKIVDLSKTYEDEKKWVDWMSLETTRKEIVLAMMMTACDLSAITKPWEVQSKVALFEAAEFWEQGDLEREVLEKQPITMMDRNCAGQLPKLQCGFIDFVCTFIYKVQNSPASIRPSSRCMMAS, encoded by the exons ATGAGTGCGACAAAGGAAGATGTTGAGAAGTTCCTGGATGGGAACCCGGCTTTCGCCCAGGGCTACTTCAACAAGAAGCTCACACCAGGGGCCCTCTCTGTGATGGCGGGGATCCCGGAGTCCAAGGTGGATTTTGGGATGTTACAGGAGCTGAGCCAGATAGAGGAAGGCCAGATCCTATTCGACCTGATCAAAGAAATGCAGGAGAATGTGAACATGGAGAAAGTGGTGTTCAAGATCCTGAAGAGGATCGTCGCCCTGATCCAAGCTGACCGCTGCAGCCTGTTCATGTACCGGGAGAGGAACGGCATCGCGGAGCTAGCCACGCGTCTTTTCAACATCACCACAGAGTCTGAGCTGGATGACTGTGTGGTTCACCCTGACCACGAGATAGTCTTCCCCCTGGACCTTGGGGTGGTGGGAAATGTGGCCCAGACCAAGAAACACATCAATTTGAAAGATGCCAATGAG AGCAGTCACTTCAGCTCGTTTGTTGATGACCTGACAGAGTACAAAACCAGGAACATATTAGCCTCGCCTATCATGAACGGAGAGGATGTGGTGGCTGTGATCATGGCCCTGAACAAGACCactggaccccacttcaccactgAGGATGAGGAT CTTTTTCTGAAGTATCTCAGAATAGCCTCTTTGAACCTGAAGATTTACCAGCTGAACTACCTGTACAACTGTGAGACTCGAAAAGGACAG GTCCTGTTGTGGTCCGCCAACAAGGTGTTTGAGGAGCTGACAGACATTGAGAGACAGTTCCATAAAGCCCTGTATACAGTGCGGGCATACCTGAACTGTGACAGGTACTCTGTGGGCCTACTGGATATGACAAAGGAGAAG GAGTTCTTTGACATCTGGCCAGTGTTGATGGGAGATCAGCCCCCCTACGCTGGACCTGTTACTCCGGATGGCAGA GAAGTCATATTCTACAAAGTCATTGATTATATTTTGCATGGAAAAGAGGATATCAAAGTTATCGC GACTCCCACTCTAGAACACTGGGTGTTGTGTACTGGATTGCCCACATATGTGGCCGAAACTGGTCTT ATATGTAACATCATGAATCCCACAACAGAGGAGATGTTCAAGTTTCAG TCAGAGCCCTTGGATGACAGTGGTTGGACCATAAAGAATGTGCTGTCCATGCCAATTGTCAACATGATGGAAGAGATTGTGGGCGTGGCTACATTCTACAACAGGAAAGATGGGAAGCCATTCGACCAGCAGGATGAGGAGCTAATGGAG gcTATGACTAACTTCCTGGGCTGGTCCCACCTCAACACAGACACTAATGACAGGATGAAAATGATGGAGAACCGGAAAGACATAGCCCAGGACATGGTTCTCTACCACGTCAAGTGCCGTGATGACGAAATACAGACAATCCTG AAAACCAGGCAGTATTTCAACAGAGAGCCCTGTGACTGTGAAGAGGATGAGTTTCTGCAGATTCTG AAAAAAGAGCTACCCGGCCCCAAGAAGTTTGAGATCTACGAGTTTGGGTTCTCTGACTTTGACTGCACAGAGCTGGAGCTGGTGATGTGTGGGATCCAGATGTACTATGAGGTCGGAGTGGTCAAGAAGTTCCAGGTTCCACAGGAG GTTCTGGTGCGTTTCCTGTTCTCTATCAGCAAAGGCTACAGGAAAATCACCTATCACAACTGGCGCCACGGTTTCAATGTTGGGCAGACTATGTTCACACTGTTGACG ACAGGGAACCTGAAAAGGTACTACACAGATCTGGAGGTGATGGCCATGATCACATCTGCTTTTCTCCATGATATCGACCACAGGGGGACAAACAACCTCTACCAGGTGAA ATCTGGTAACCCACTAGCCAAGCTTCACGGCTCGTCTGTCCTGGAGAGGCATCATCTAGAATTTAGCAAGTTCCTTCTGGCAGACGAG tcCTTGAATATCTACCAGAACCTCAACAGAAGACAGAACGAGCATGCCATCCACCTCCTGGACATTGCCATCATTGCAACAGACTTGCAACTCTATTTCAA GAAGCGAACTATGTTCCAGAAGATTGTTGACCTATCAAAGACCTACGAAGATGAGAAGAAGTGGGTGGACTGGATGTCACTGGAGACGACCAGGAAAGAGATTGTCTT GGCCATGATGATGACAGCATGTGACCTGTCAGCCATCACTAAACCATGGGAGGTGCAAAGCAAG GTGGCGCTGTTTGAAGCAGCTGAGTTCTGGGAGCAGGGTGACTTGGAAAGGGAAGTTCTTGAAAAACAACCCATT aCTATGATGGACAGAAACTGCGCTGGCCAACTGCCCAAGCTGCAGTGTGGTTTCATTGACTTTGTCTGCACATTCATCTACAAGGTACA GAATTCTCCCGCTTCCATCCGGCCATCCAGCCGATGTATGATGGCCTCCTAA
- the LOC112257509 gene encoding rod cGMP-specific 3',5'-cyclic phosphodiesterase subunit beta-like isoform X1, with translation MSATKEDVEKFLDGNPAFAQGYFNKKLTPGALSVMAGIPESKVDFGMLQELSQIEEGQILFDLIKEMQENVNMEKVVFKILKRIVALIQADRCSLFMYRERNGIAELATRLFNITTESELDDCVVHPDHEIVFPLDLGVVGNVAQTKKHINLKDANESSHFSSFVDDLTEYKTRNILASPIMNGEDVVAVIMALNKTTGPHFTTEDEDLFLKYLRIASLNLKIYQLNYLYNCETRKGQVLLWSANKVFEELTDIERQFHKALYTVRAYLNCDRYSVGLLDMTKEKEFFDIWPVLMGDQPPYAGPVTPDGREVIFYKVIDYILHGKEDIKVIATPTLEHWVLCTGLPTYVAETGLICNIMNPTTEEMFKFQSEPLDDSGWTIKNVLSMPIVNMMEEIVGVATFYNRKDGKPFDQQDEELMEAMTNFLGWSHLNTDTNDRMKMMENRKDIAQDMVLYHVKCRDDEIQTILKTRQYFNREPCDCEEDEFLQILKKELPGPKKFEIYEFGFSDFDCTELELVMCGIQMYYEVGVVKKFQVPQEVLVRFLFSISKGYRKITYHNWRHGFNVGQTMFTLLTTGNLKRYYTDLEVMAMITSAFLHDIDHRGTNNLYQVKSGNPLAKLHGSSVLERHHLEFSKFLLADESLNIYQNLNRRQNEHAIHLLDIAIIATDLQLYFKKRTMFQKIVDLSKTYEDEKKWVDWMSLETTRKEIVLAMMMTACDLSAITKPWEVQSKVALFEAAEFWEQGDLEREVLEKQPITMMDRNCAGQLPKLQCGFIDFVCTFIYKEFSRFHPAIQPMYDGLLNNRKEWKAKQEEYEAKQAILEAQSGQSGGYIALLLCSLESILSAVKVTQMILNTYFSFYSCNVQGPRRAQCARARFGGRSLQDTSQPHSLAAGRGRASLTSEQLWKDSLHSQHQSLGEEPEGLFSSHAEKPLDLLVTDPCWHIMDTTVKFLPSVEG, from the exons ATGAGTGCGACAAAGGAAGATGTTGAGAAGTTCCTGGATGGGAACCCGGCTTTCGCCCAGGGCTACTTCAACAAGAAGCTCACACCAGGGGCCCTCTCTGTGATGGCGGGGATCCCGGAGTCCAAGGTGGATTTTGGGATGTTACAGGAGCTGAGCCAGATAGAGGAAGGCCAGATCCTATTCGACCTGATCAAAGAAATGCAGGAGAATGTGAACATGGAGAAAGTGGTGTTCAAGATCCTGAAGAGGATCGTCGCCCTGATCCAAGCTGACCGCTGCAGCCTGTTCATGTACCGGGAGAGGAACGGCATCGCGGAGCTAGCCACGCGTCTTTTCAACATCACCACAGAGTCTGAGCTGGATGACTGTGTGGTTCACCCTGACCACGAGATAGTCTTCCCCCTGGACCTTGGGGTGGTGGGAAATGTGGCCCAGACCAAGAAACACATCAATTTGAAAGATGCCAATGAG AGCAGTCACTTCAGCTCGTTTGTTGATGACCTGACAGAGTACAAAACCAGGAACATATTAGCCTCGCCTATCATGAACGGAGAGGATGTGGTGGCTGTGATCATGGCCCTGAACAAGACCactggaccccacttcaccactgAGGATGAGGAT CTTTTTCTGAAGTATCTCAGAATAGCCTCTTTGAACCTGAAGATTTACCAGCTGAACTACCTGTACAACTGTGAGACTCGAAAAGGACAG GTCCTGTTGTGGTCCGCCAACAAGGTGTTTGAGGAGCTGACAGACATTGAGAGACAGTTCCATAAAGCCCTGTATACAGTGCGGGCATACCTGAACTGTGACAGGTACTCTGTGGGCCTACTGGATATGACAAAGGAGAAG GAGTTCTTTGACATCTGGCCAGTGTTGATGGGAGATCAGCCCCCCTACGCTGGACCTGTTACTCCGGATGGCAGA GAAGTCATATTCTACAAAGTCATTGATTATATTTTGCATGGAAAAGAGGATATCAAAGTTATCGC GACTCCCACTCTAGAACACTGGGTGTTGTGTACTGGATTGCCCACATATGTGGCCGAAACTGGTCTT ATATGTAACATCATGAATCCCACAACAGAGGAGATGTTCAAGTTTCAG TCAGAGCCCTTGGATGACAGTGGTTGGACCATAAAGAATGTGCTGTCCATGCCAATTGTCAACATGATGGAAGAGATTGTGGGCGTGGCTACATTCTACAACAGGAAAGATGGGAAGCCATTCGACCAGCAGGATGAGGAGCTAATGGAG gcTATGACTAACTTCCTGGGCTGGTCCCACCTCAACACAGACACTAATGACAGGATGAAAATGATGGAGAACCGGAAAGACATAGCCCAGGACATGGTTCTCTACCACGTCAAGTGCCGTGATGACGAAATACAGACAATCCTG AAAACCAGGCAGTATTTCAACAGAGAGCCCTGTGACTGTGAAGAGGATGAGTTTCTGCAGATTCTG AAAAAAGAGCTACCCGGCCCCAAGAAGTTTGAGATCTACGAGTTTGGGTTCTCTGACTTTGACTGCACAGAGCTGGAGCTGGTGATGTGTGGGATCCAGATGTACTATGAGGTCGGAGTGGTCAAGAAGTTCCAGGTTCCACAGGAG GTTCTGGTGCGTTTCCTGTTCTCTATCAGCAAAGGCTACAGGAAAATCACCTATCACAACTGGCGCCACGGTTTCAATGTTGGGCAGACTATGTTCACACTGTTGACG ACAGGGAACCTGAAAAGGTACTACACAGATCTGGAGGTGATGGCCATGATCACATCTGCTTTTCTCCATGATATCGACCACAGGGGGACAAACAACCTCTACCAGGTGAA ATCTGGTAACCCACTAGCCAAGCTTCACGGCTCGTCTGTCCTGGAGAGGCATCATCTAGAATTTAGCAAGTTCCTTCTGGCAGACGAG tcCTTGAATATCTACCAGAACCTCAACAGAAGACAGAACGAGCATGCCATCCACCTCCTGGACATTGCCATCATTGCAACAGACTTGCAACTCTATTTCAA GAAGCGAACTATGTTCCAGAAGATTGTTGACCTATCAAAGACCTACGAAGATGAGAAGAAGTGGGTGGACTGGATGTCACTGGAGACGACCAGGAAAGAGATTGTCTT GGCCATGATGATGACAGCATGTGACCTGTCAGCCATCACTAAACCATGGGAGGTGCAAAGCAAG GTGGCGCTGTTTGAAGCAGCTGAGTTCTGGGAGCAGGGTGACTTGGAAAGGGAAGTTCTTGAAAAACAACCCATT aCTATGATGGACAGAAACTGCGCTGGCCAACTGCCCAAGCTGCAGTGTGGTTTCATTGACTTTGTCTGCACATTCATCTACAAG GAATTCTCCCGCTTCCATCCGGCCATCCAGCCGATGTATGATGGCCTCCTAAACAACAGGAAGGAGTGGAAGGCCAAGCAGGAAGAGTACGAGGCCAAGCAGGCCATCCTGGAAGCCCAGTCAGGTCAGAGTGGAGGATATATTGCATTATTGCTCTGTAGTTTAGAGAGTATTTTGTCTGCAGTAAAAGTAACACAGATGATCCTTAACACGTACTTTAGTTTCTATTCTTGTAATGTACAGGGTCCAAGACGTGCTCAGTGTGCTAGAGCCCGTTTTGGAGGTAGATCACTCCAGGATACATCACAGCCACACAGTCTTGCTGCCGGCCGGGGCAGGGCCAGCCTCACCTCAGAGCAGCTGTGGAAAGACAGCCTGCACTCACAGCATCAGAGCCTTGGAGAAGAGCCAGAGGGACTATTTAGCAGCCACGCAGAAAAGCCATTGGACCTGCTGGTTACAGACCCATGTTGGCACATTATGGACACAACAGTCAAGTTTCTTCCTTCAGTTGAAGGGTAG
- the LOC112257509 gene encoding rod cGMP-specific 3',5'-cyclic phosphodiesterase subunit beta-like isoform X2, with protein MSATKEDVEKFLDGNPAFAQGYFNKKLTPGALSVMAGIPESKVDFGMLQELSQIEEGQILFDLIKEMQENVNMEKVVFKILKRIVALIQADRCSLFMYRERNGIAELATRLFNITTESELDDCVVHPDHEIVFPLDLGVVGNVAQTKKHINLKDANESSHFSSFVDDLTEYKTRNILASPIMNGEDVVAVIMALNKTTGPHFTTEDEDLFLKYLRIASLNLKIYQLNYLYNCETRKGQVLLWSANKVFEELTDIERQFHKALYTVRAYLNCDRYSVGLLDMTKEKEFFDIWPVLMGDQPPYAGPVTPDGREVIFYKVIDYILHGKEDIKVIATPTLEHWVLCTGLPTYVAETGLICNIMNPTTEEMFKFQSEPLDDSGWTIKNVLSMPIVNMMEEIVGVATFYNRKDGKPFDQQDEELMEAMTNFLGWSHLNTDTNDRMKMMENRKDIAQDMVLYHVKCRDDEIQTILKTRQYFNREPCDCEEDEFLQILKKELPGPKKFEIYEFGFSDFDCTELELVMCGIQMYYEVGVVKKFQVPQEVLVRFLFSISKGYRKITYHNWRHGFNVGQTMFTLLTTGNLKRYYTDLEVMAMITSAFLHDIDHRGTNNLYQVKSGNPLAKLHGSSVLERHHLEFSKFLLADESLNIYQNLNRRQNEHAIHLLDIAIIATDLQLYFKKRTMFQKIVDLSKTYEDEKKWVDWMSLETTRKEIVLAMMMTACDLSAITKPWEVQSKVALFEAAEFWEQGDLEREVLEKQPITMMDRNCAGQLPKLQCGFIDFVCTFIYKEFSRFHPAIQPMYDGLLNNRKEWKAKQEEYEAKQAILEAQSGSKTCSVC; from the exons ATGAGTGCGACAAAGGAAGATGTTGAGAAGTTCCTGGATGGGAACCCGGCTTTCGCCCAGGGCTACTTCAACAAGAAGCTCACACCAGGGGCCCTCTCTGTGATGGCGGGGATCCCGGAGTCCAAGGTGGATTTTGGGATGTTACAGGAGCTGAGCCAGATAGAGGAAGGCCAGATCCTATTCGACCTGATCAAAGAAATGCAGGAGAATGTGAACATGGAGAAAGTGGTGTTCAAGATCCTGAAGAGGATCGTCGCCCTGATCCAAGCTGACCGCTGCAGCCTGTTCATGTACCGGGAGAGGAACGGCATCGCGGAGCTAGCCACGCGTCTTTTCAACATCACCACAGAGTCTGAGCTGGATGACTGTGTGGTTCACCCTGACCACGAGATAGTCTTCCCCCTGGACCTTGGGGTGGTGGGAAATGTGGCCCAGACCAAGAAACACATCAATTTGAAAGATGCCAATGAG AGCAGTCACTTCAGCTCGTTTGTTGATGACCTGACAGAGTACAAAACCAGGAACATATTAGCCTCGCCTATCATGAACGGAGAGGATGTGGTGGCTGTGATCATGGCCCTGAACAAGACCactggaccccacttcaccactgAGGATGAGGAT CTTTTTCTGAAGTATCTCAGAATAGCCTCTTTGAACCTGAAGATTTACCAGCTGAACTACCTGTACAACTGTGAGACTCGAAAAGGACAG GTCCTGTTGTGGTCCGCCAACAAGGTGTTTGAGGAGCTGACAGACATTGAGAGACAGTTCCATAAAGCCCTGTATACAGTGCGGGCATACCTGAACTGTGACAGGTACTCTGTGGGCCTACTGGATATGACAAAGGAGAAG GAGTTCTTTGACATCTGGCCAGTGTTGATGGGAGATCAGCCCCCCTACGCTGGACCTGTTACTCCGGATGGCAGA GAAGTCATATTCTACAAAGTCATTGATTATATTTTGCATGGAAAAGAGGATATCAAAGTTATCGC GACTCCCACTCTAGAACACTGGGTGTTGTGTACTGGATTGCCCACATATGTGGCCGAAACTGGTCTT ATATGTAACATCATGAATCCCACAACAGAGGAGATGTTCAAGTTTCAG TCAGAGCCCTTGGATGACAGTGGTTGGACCATAAAGAATGTGCTGTCCATGCCAATTGTCAACATGATGGAAGAGATTGTGGGCGTGGCTACATTCTACAACAGGAAAGATGGGAAGCCATTCGACCAGCAGGATGAGGAGCTAATGGAG gcTATGACTAACTTCCTGGGCTGGTCCCACCTCAACACAGACACTAATGACAGGATGAAAATGATGGAGAACCGGAAAGACATAGCCCAGGACATGGTTCTCTACCACGTCAAGTGCCGTGATGACGAAATACAGACAATCCTG AAAACCAGGCAGTATTTCAACAGAGAGCCCTGTGACTGTGAAGAGGATGAGTTTCTGCAGATTCTG AAAAAAGAGCTACCCGGCCCCAAGAAGTTTGAGATCTACGAGTTTGGGTTCTCTGACTTTGACTGCACAGAGCTGGAGCTGGTGATGTGTGGGATCCAGATGTACTATGAGGTCGGAGTGGTCAAGAAGTTCCAGGTTCCACAGGAG GTTCTGGTGCGTTTCCTGTTCTCTATCAGCAAAGGCTACAGGAAAATCACCTATCACAACTGGCGCCACGGTTTCAATGTTGGGCAGACTATGTTCACACTGTTGACG ACAGGGAACCTGAAAAGGTACTACACAGATCTGGAGGTGATGGCCATGATCACATCTGCTTTTCTCCATGATATCGACCACAGGGGGACAAACAACCTCTACCAGGTGAA ATCTGGTAACCCACTAGCCAAGCTTCACGGCTCGTCTGTCCTGGAGAGGCATCATCTAGAATTTAGCAAGTTCCTTCTGGCAGACGAG tcCTTGAATATCTACCAGAACCTCAACAGAAGACAGAACGAGCATGCCATCCACCTCCTGGACATTGCCATCATTGCAACAGACTTGCAACTCTATTTCAA GAAGCGAACTATGTTCCAGAAGATTGTTGACCTATCAAAGACCTACGAAGATGAGAAGAAGTGGGTGGACTGGATGTCACTGGAGACGACCAGGAAAGAGATTGTCTT GGCCATGATGATGACAGCATGTGACCTGTCAGCCATCACTAAACCATGGGAGGTGCAAAGCAAG GTGGCGCTGTTTGAAGCAGCTGAGTTCTGGGAGCAGGGTGACTTGGAAAGGGAAGTTCTTGAAAAACAACCCATT aCTATGATGGACAGAAACTGCGCTGGCCAACTGCCCAAGCTGCAGTGTGGTTTCATTGACTTTGTCTGCACATTCATCTACAAG GAATTCTCCCGCTTCCATCCGGCCATCCAGCCGATGTATGATGGCCTCCTAAACAACAGGAAGGAGTGGAAGGCCAAGCAGGAAGAGTACGAGGCCAAGCAGGCCATCCTGGAAGCCCAGTCAG GGTCCAAGACGTGCTCAGTGTGCTAG